From the genome of Eremothecium gossypii ATCC 10895 chromosome I, complete sequence:
AACATCGGTGCTAGCCTTATCCTTCGCTGTGCTCCCGGCTGACGACAATAGTTCCTCTCCTGCCTTCAAGCGAAGACCCTCATCTACCCACTGCTGTCACACAAATAGACAGTGCCCTTGGTATATAGTGGCCATTATATATATTACATTTTTACCTTCAAGTTGCCAGATTTGAAAGCGTTCCGCTTATCATTTTTGTGACGCCGTCGTTGGGCGTGCTTCTTCAGCCATCTGGGTACCCTGTTCCCTCGCTGGAAGCTGACGCGCCCGGAGCTTGACCTGCGAGGAACGCCTTAACGCGATCCACGTGAGTCGCAGCGCCAAAGGCCGTTGGGCGTCACGTGCAGGTTATGCTGTCGCGTCGACAGCGTGCGCCCCGCTGGATGAAGCCCATAAGACTATTGAGCCACTATATAATACCAGCTGGTTACATGATACTATATGGTCATAGCATCAATTGTAGTAGCCAGGGCAGTGAGGCTATAGCAGCTGGAAAGGCGACTCTGAAAAGGGATTTATGCCAAGAGCTTCAGAAGTGGACTCAGGCCACGCATCCAACGGCTTCTTCCTCAATTCCTCTATATTGAGCCAGAGCTCCATCTTGACCGTTGTCCCTCATTCATATTCATACGAGTAACTGAACATCCAACAGTTGCCATATTAGTATAGTGGTTAGTACATAACGTTGTGGCCGTTGAAACCCTGGTTCGATTCCAGGATATGGCATTTTTTTGCTGTTTTTGTATTTCTTAGGTAAGCAGTATTCTTGAGCTGTCGGCATAATTCGTGGCATTAGGCTTCAGATTATTAAAATATTATTTATTCGTGACATTGAGTTGCAGATTATTAAAATATTATTTGTTCGTGACATTGAGTTGCAGATTATTAAAATATTATTTGTTCGTGCGCAATTGGGTTGAAGATTATTAAACTATTAATTGTCTGTGCGCATTAACTAGACTTCTGAGTCTTCAGCTATTGAAAATTTGATAAATGCTGTACTTCTGTCGCGCTGATACACTAGTACGTTGCCTAGACTACTTGGGGCATTTGCGGTCTATTCCAGTCCGGATTATTCAGGCAACGAGCCCCAAACTGACGCTAGATGATTGCATACCGAGATATCAGCATCCTTCAGAGATTGAAGCTCCTCGTCATCATGTACAAAGACAGAGGAGCAAAATGCGGATTGTTTGCATTCCTTTGCAGGTATCCATTTTGAATTCTTTAGTTCTGGGCTAAAAACACCAGTAACTTTAAGTGTCTGTTTATACCAATCGGCTAGTTTTTGCTGGGAGCCAAATTTCCTTGTGAAGTAGCGGTTGTAATCGGAAAAGtcttcttctgcagctTTATTATCTTTACAGTTCCACATGCCGCCATTAATCCATAATACAGTTCCATCAGTATCTGGATGAGCAATCTGCGTGCTGCAAATACGATATTCCGTCGCAGCCAGTTTTCGTTCACCCTGCTGAAGCTCACCGATTATAGCTGCAGGCATTGGGTGAATTGAGTACTCATTTCCTGTAAGCAGCTGTCCCAGCCAAAATACTTCCTTGTCACCGTGGAAACACTCGCTGAATCGTAAGTTTAAATGAATCATGAACGAAGTAACCAGAGAAAAGAGCCGTTGCTTTCTATTCAGCACCACCAGACCAGTTTCTACCTGATGACGATATCGTTCGATGAAATAGTTGTACATAACCTCTGTTTCGGCGGAATTGGTCCGGTCTAGTGCGCCAGCTTTTGTCATTGGTGTTCGATATCTCATAGAATGTCCCCAAAGTTTGTTCTCCTCCGACGATGGTGGCAAGAGTAGTATCGCTTTTGTGCATGAAACAGGAAGGTACTCCGGAAGCGTTCTATCCTTGAAGAACAGAGCGCCCGTTTTAGTGTAGCCGGGAAGTTTGAAGTAGCTATCGATTGGAACCAGTGGCACAACATCCACGTCTAGTAGTATTATTTCCTCAAATGAATTGAATATAGTGGCTAACCACTTATTCATGAACCTCTTTATCTTAGGTATATGTGTACTGCGTAGTACACGCGAACAGTCCACCAGCCGAACTCGCTGTTTTGTGTGCTGCCGAACGTACCTTTTCAGTCTTTTGATAGGCAATCGAGAGAAGTCGTTACCCTTGTACACCAACTCTATAGGCAATTTATTCCCCAGTTCATCAAGGACATGGAGCAGGCGCTTCAATTGATCAAGATGAATGTCTGCCACGGTCGCTACTATCCCTCGCCCACTCGAAGATCTCCGCAAATTCTCCCAAAATGGTAAGTCGTTATCCACCTTAAATGCTTGCTCGGGTAGCTTGTTCCCCAATAAATAACGTGACCCATCATTGAGATCCAATACCTGGGGGAGCAGTTCGCTCCAATCGCGTACTTTCTTTAAAAACGGAAATAGTTCATGATGGAGAGAGTACAAGTTTATGTCCTCACCAAAAACCTCACGAAGACCTATATCTCCTTGCATGAAACAAGTGTCGAACACTCGTAGTCGTTCCAGCATGGCAGCTGTCACCGAGGCATCCTTCATGCGACCACGCGACCTTTCGATAATTTCGTTCAGCCATTGTTGTCTCTTTTCTTTCGCAAAGTACCACTGGCACTTCTTTTCCAGCGGCCATCTCCCGAACTGGAGTTGTTCAACAGCATGTACTGTATGGAGCGGTGTTTTGCTGCTGGGACGAACGCTATTGTGCAAGATTGAGGCCACCAGTATCTTGCCGCTATATTGAAGGACCAGGGCCAGCATGCTGAAAACCATAACTGTTCGAACACATATTCGAATATACCGTAACGACCATCGGTGGCCTCGAAATCTCCAACGGCCCATACCTCTGTGCACCATTTTCTTCGAAAAGTTACCCATTAGACCATAGCTAACCATCCCTGACCTATCAGTTGCTAAAAGGAGTGCAATGACTGTCCGTAAAATGGCGTCCGGGAGGCCTTTGCACTGGAGACCCCAGGCAACCAATATAGCTATCGACGGCGATTGTACCATTTTCTCTCAATTTGCCCCTCTTTTCCGTTTAGATCGGCAACTGCCGGCACGGTAAGCTGCAAAGCCTCGGGCAAAAAAAACTCCGCGACGGGGAATTGAACCCCGATCCCGCGCGCGACAAGCGCGAATTCTAACCATTAAACTATCGCGGACTACAAGATAAAACGAAACGAGATTGAGTATAAGTAGCTCCTTGTATATCACTTGCTATATGTCACCACGTGCTTGCGATGGCACGTGATCCGCGTGGTTCCATTCGCAACCAAAAGAAGTACGCGATTGCACTTTGCAATCTGCATGACAGGATGTTTTTGATTAGCGTATGCATGCGCAGTTATAACATTACGTTGCCACTCAGAGCTGCCAGTACACAGAGGGCTTATAGGATATATAGGGTGGCAGATTTTCAGGAAACAGTGGTTGCACTTTCAGCTTGCTCTGTGTTTATTTGATTTGTTGTATTTATCGTCTTTTTCTATTGGCCCTCAGCCAGAGTGGGCCAGAGGCAGTTATAGGTGGAGATATACACCAGCGGTGAACACAAAAAAGCAAAAGGAGCTCTTCTCACGGTCCGCTGCAGTACAAAGAAGCAGATTCGTGTTGCAAGAAATGGAGGCAGCCAGGGGTGTAACGGCCACAGAGGCGGGTCAGAGCACGGGAGAAGCGCGGGCCGGCCCCTGTAGAGAGCCGGTGGCGCCGGGGTTGACGGGAGCGGCACACGTAATTCATGGACGTAAGGCTAGCACATACTTGGGGATCTTCGATAGTCCACCGCCTCCAGATGGCAGCGGCAAGTCCGGTAAGGCAGGTAAAACAGGCAAGAAGGTGCTGACGGGCGCGAGCGGGGACGAGGGTGTGACCGCTGCGGAGGACCCAtggaagaagaagaagaagaagaagcgcGAGGAGCGCGAGAGCGAGTGGGGCGGTGCCAAGCTTGCAGCGCTGGCCTCCGAGGCGCAGCATGATCTCGAGCTGTACACACAACGGTCGTCAGCGATCGTTTCCTCGCACGAGTCATTGGGCAAGCCGATTTCGTCTGCAACATACTTCCCGCACAAATATAAGGAAGATGCGAGCGGAGGTGTTGCCGGGCAGGGCCGGAAGGTGCTATCAGTCGAGTTGGATAGTGAGGTGTCTTCCCTCTCTGCGTCAGACGAAGAAGCTATCGAAGACTCCGAGGAAGACGAAGAAGACGAGAAAAGCGATGGAAACCGTACCCAAGAGGACGAGTTTGAGGATGACGACGAACGTGATGTTATTTCATCTTCTGAAACGCGGGAATTTCCGCTCAAGGTGGAGCTACAACCATTCACAGATAACGTGGGTGGACATACAGCCATTTTCAGATTCAGTGAGCGTGCTGTATGCAAAGCACTAGTCAATCAGGAAAACAGCTGGTACGAAACAATCGAGCTCAAACATCCTGACTTGTTGCAGTTTATGCCACGCTATTTCGGCGTACTCAATGTTCGGCAGCACTTTACATCAAAGGGCGAATTTCTGAACAGTATCCAAGCGAAAGACCGCAAAGTAGCAGATATTGGTAATCCTCCACCGTCTCCAGATAACGTGGAAGCACCCGCGACTCCCAGGTTGGAGCCTTTGCATCATACTACATCACTGCCTCTCGTAGAGGAAAACCCCCTGCCCGAGGTATGCCTAAATGACAATAAACATATAATCCCAGATTCCCTATGGAGCAAATATTCGCATTCGCCATCATCCTTGCCAAGCCAGGAATCCTGGGCAGCTAAGAGCGAGTGTCTTGTCAATTCAAACACTCAAGGGCGTACCGGCAATGACACGGCAGGTCATTCATCATACCCCACAGGATCGACATTAATCAATACCCGCTTGAAGGAATTAATCATAGAAGAGGTATTCGGGCAGTCATCTAACCGGACCCAACAGCCTATTTTTCATGACAACCATGCCCATCAGCATCGCAACTTCCGTAATAGTAGCATTCCTATAGATAAAAACTCAGGTGATACCATGCGGATACAATCTAGCGATTGTTTGACTAACTTCCCCAAGAGTAAACAGTCGCGCTCGTCTTCCACCTCGTCTTCGACTGCAAACAAATTCATTTCTAAGAAGAAAAGACACGATTCCCATAATTCCTTAGTAGATCTAAGAGAAATGCACCGTGGCCTGTATTGTGGTCCAGAAAATGAACTATTTAAATTGGAGGACGATTTATCCCTAACTGCATCTGTTCCTAACTCACCACAGTCCAAATCCCAGCATGAGTCAGTTTCTTACGAAGAGCATTCCCACACTGTTGTCTC
Proteins encoded in this window:
- the KCS1 gene encoding inositol polyphosphate kinase KCS1 (Syntenic homolog of Saccharomyces cerevisiae YDR017C (KCS1)); the protein is MEAARGVTATEAGQSTGEARAGPCREPVAPGLTGAAHVIHGRKASTYLGIFDSPPPPDGSGKSGKAGKTGKKVLTGASGDEGVTAAEDPWKKKKKKKREERESEWGGAKLAALASEAQHDLELYTQRSSAIVSSHESLGKPISSATYFPHKYKEDASGGVAGQGRKVLSVELDSEVSSLSASDEEAIEDSEEDEEDEKSDGNRTQEDEFEDDDERDVISSSETREFPLKVELQPFTDNVGGHTAIFRFSERAVCKALVNQENSWYETIELKHPDLLQFMPRYFGVLNVRQHFTSKGEFLNSIQAKDRKVADIGNPPPSPDNVEAPATPRLEPLHHTTSLPLVEENPLPEVCLNDNKHIIPDSLWSKYSHSPSSLPSQESWAAKSECLVNSNTQGRTGNDTAGHSSYPTGSTLINTRLKELIIEEVFGQSSNRTQQPIFHDNHAHQHRNFRNSSIPIDKNSGDTMRIQSSDCLTNFPKSKQSRSSSTSSSTANKFISKKKRHDSHNSLVDLREMHRGLYCGPENELFKLEDDLSLTASVPNSPQSKSQHESVSYEEHSHTVVSKFILLEDLTRKLNKPCVLDLKMGTRQYGVDAKRSKQLSQREKCRNTTSRKLGVRICGLKIWNKDYYITRDKYFGRRVRIGWQFVRVLARFLYDGVSRRSILKQLPCLVRQLETLYSEAIKLKSYRMYGSSLLLMYDGNNPSSKRCKVKLNLIDFARCVTKKDIDTSIGTFRIPPKNPELEDRGFLRGLRSLKFYLLVIWNHLTGDHPLVYDEESLQEFLDSDDSFQKPWDWIEEFDKEDEARVHDPNDELRKKWRKYELIFDVEPRCADDDVSE
- a CDS encoding alpha-mannosyltransferase (Non-syntenic homolog of Saccharomyces cerevisiae YIL014W (MNT3)): MVQSPSIAILVAWGLQCKGLPDAILRTVIALLLATDRSGMVSYGLMGNFSKKMVHRGMGRWRFRGHRWSLRYIRICVRTVMVFSMLALVLQYSGKILVASILHNSVRPSSKTPLHTVHAVEQLQFGRWPLEKKCQWYFAKEKRQQWLNEIIERSRGRMKDASVTAAMLERLRVFDTCFMQGDIGLREVFGEDINLYSLHHELFPFLKKVRDWSELLPQVLDLNDGSRYLLGNKLPEQAFKVDNDLPFWENLRRSSSGRGIVATVADIHLDQLKRLLHVLDELGNKLPIELVYKGNDFSRLPIKRLKRYVRQHTKQRVRLVDCSRVLRSTHIPKIKRFMNKWLATIFNSFEEIILLDVDVVPLVPIDSYFKLPGYTKTGALFFKDRTLPEYLPVSCTKAILLLPPSSEENKLWGHSMRYRTPMTKAGALDRTNSAETEVMYNYFIERYRHQVETGLVVLNRKQRLFSLVTSFMIHLNLRFSECFHGDKEVFWLGQLLTGNEYSIHPMPAAIIGELQQGERKLAATEYRICSTQIAHPDTDGTVLWINGGMWNCKDNKAAEEDFSDYNRYFTRKFGSQQKLADWYKQTLKVTGVFSPELKNSKWIPAKECKQSAFCSSVFVHDDEELQSLKDADISVCNHLASVWGSLPE